The following proteins come from a genomic window of Bacteroidales bacterium:
- a CDS encoding cellulase family glycosylhydrolase: MNSSSDRRDFIKKAALLTGAMGMAGSSAFSVPKNPDKGNPLPRWKGFNLLDFFSPNPGNSSRGSTEEDFKWMTDWGFDFVRIPMAYPSYLNIDRSRDITAEEVYSISEKAVEKVDRLVYLAHTYKLHVSLNLHRAPGYCINAGFHEPYNLWKDREAQEAFYWHWNMWAERYKNISRELISFDLLNEPAMIEDMNNQHSSKTYVPGKIYAKVIEEAATAIWKQNPDHLVIADGNQVGTKIIPEITHLPIGQSCRGYYPGIISHYKAPWAMKDIDHLPPLKYPGQVGDEYLSREMLEEFYEPWIKLVQSGTGVHCGECGSYNKTPHDIFLAWFGDVVDILSSNGIGFALWNFRGDFGILDSGREDVDYEEWHAHKLDRKLLDLIRKA; encoded by the coding sequence ATGAATTCATCATCAGATCGTCGCGACTTCATCAAAAAAGCCGCTTTACTTACCGGGGCCATGGGAATGGCCGGCAGTTCCGCTTTTTCCGTTCCGAAAAACCCCGACAAAGGGAATCCGCTCCCCCGGTGGAAGGGGTTTAACCTGCTGGACTTTTTCTCGCCCAATCCCGGCAACTCAAGCCGTGGAAGCACGGAAGAGGACTTTAAATGGATGACCGACTGGGGCTTTGATTTTGTCAGGATCCCCATGGCCTATCCTTCCTACCTGAATATTGACCGGAGCAGGGATATCACTGCCGAGGAGGTGTACAGCATTAGCGAGAAGGCTGTCGAAAAGGTCGACCGCCTGGTTTATCTGGCCCATACATACAAGCTGCATGTAAGCCTCAACCTGCACCGGGCACCCGGTTACTGCATCAACGCCGGATTCCACGAGCCCTACAACCTCTGGAAGGACCGAGAGGCACAGGAAGCATTCTACTGGCACTGGAATATGTGGGCGGAAAGGTATAAGAACATCTCCCGGGAACTGATCAGCTTCGACCTGCTGAATGAACCGGCCATGATTGAAGACATGAACAATCAGCACTCATCGAAAACCTACGTACCCGGAAAGATCTATGCAAAAGTCATTGAAGAGGCAGCCACCGCCATCTGGAAACAAAATCCGGACCATCTGGTGATCGCGGACGGGAACCAGGTGGGGACCAAAATTATTCCGGAGATTACTCATCTGCCCATCGGACAGAGTTGCCGCGGATATTATCCCGGAATCATCTCACACTATAAAGCCCCCTGGGCCATGAAGGATATCGATCATCTGCCCCCCTTGAAATATCCGGGACAGGTGGGTGATGAGTATCTCTCCAGGGAGATGCTGGAAGAGTTTTATGAACCCTGGATCAAGCTGGTTCAATCGGGAACAGGGGTTCACTGCGGTGAATGCGGCTCCTACAACAAGACTCCTCATGACATCTTTCTGGCCTGGTTCGGGGATGTGGTGGATATCCTTTCATCCAACGGCATCGGATTCGCCCTGTGGAACTTCCGGGGCGACTTCGGCATCCTGGATTCCGGAAGGGAGGACGTGGATTACGAGGAATGGCATGCCCATAAGCTCGACCGTAAATTGCTGGATCTGATCAGAAAGGCCTGA
- a CDS encoding DEAD/DEAH box helicase yields the protein MNSFDELALSKSLYQALEELAITHPTPIQAEAFKVILSGKDVVGIAQTGTGKTFAYLLPLLRDLKFSREIHPRILILVPTRELVLQVVEQVRSLTKHSPTRTLGVYGGTNMNTQALKVSEGMDVLVATPGRLYDLLIKGALRLKEVKRLVIDEVDIMLDLGFRYQLENIFDLLPERRQNLMFSATMTEEVDALIDDFFTLPVRISIAVSGTPLENIGQQACLVKNFYTKANLLIHLLKDRVAYNKVLVFVSTKKSADRLFELLEEPFGSEACVIHSNKSQNYRIRSVRQFDEGINRILVTTDVMARGLDLEKISHVISFDTPAYPENYMHRIGRTGRAEQQGHSLLFYTENEVPSKEAIEALMNYRIPDIEFPGEVAVSGELTPEESPRKAEVQVKPDADIKIKGGAFHEKKEKNRKTNQGGSYLRKMKNYKKPKTKGDKNFNRRNKKK from the coding sequence ATGAACTCCTTTGATGAGCTGGCCCTGTCCAAATCCCTGTACCAGGCCCTGGAAGAACTGGCGATTACACATCCGACACCCATCCAGGCGGAGGCCTTCAAGGTAATACTGTCGGGAAAAGATGTGGTGGGGATCGCTCAAACCGGAACAGGCAAAACCTTTGCCTATTTGCTTCCCCTGCTCAGGGACCTGAAATTCTCCAGGGAAATTCATCCGCGCATACTCATCCTGGTTCCCACACGTGAACTGGTTTTACAGGTGGTGGAACAGGTCAGAAGCCTGACGAAACACAGCCCAACCAGAACGCTCGGAGTATACGGGGGAACCAATATGAATACCCAGGCTTTGAAAGTGTCCGAGGGCATGGATGTCCTGGTGGCCACACCCGGACGCCTGTACGACTTGCTTATCAAGGGGGCGCTCCGCTTAAAAGAGGTGAAAAGACTGGTTATTGACGAGGTCGACATCATGCTGGACCTCGGATTTCGGTATCAGCTGGAGAATATTTTCGACCTGCTCCCCGAGCGCCGGCAGAATCTGATGTTTTCGGCCACCATGACCGAAGAAGTGGATGCGCTTATCGATGACTTTTTTACCCTTCCGGTCCGGATCTCCATAGCGGTGAGCGGGACCCCCCTGGAAAATATCGGCCAGCAGGCCTGCCTGGTAAAGAACTTCTATACCAAGGCCAATTTGCTCATTCATCTGCTGAAGGACCGGGTTGCTTATAACAAAGTGCTGGTGTTTGTTTCCACGAAAAAGAGCGCGGACAGGCTCTTTGAGCTCCTGGAAGAACCTTTTGGATCCGAGGCCTGTGTGATCCATTCCAACAAATCTCAAAACTACCGGATCCGTTCGGTCCGTCAGTTCGATGAAGGGATCAACAGGATCCTGGTCACCACCGATGTGATGGCCCGGGGACTGGATCTGGAGAAGATTTCCCATGTGATCAGTTTTGACACTCCCGCGTATCCGGAAAACTACATGCACCGTATCGGCCGGACCGGCCGGGCTGAACAGCAGGGACATTCTCTGCTTTTCTATACCGAAAACGAGGTACCTTCGAAAGAGGCCATCGAGGCCCTGATGAACTATAGAATACCGGACATTGAATTTCCGGGGGAAGTGGCAGTCTCCGGAGAATTGACCCCCGAGGAGAGCCCGCGAAAAGCGGAGGTTCAGGTAAAACCCGATGCGGATATCAAAATCAAAGGCGGGGCCTTCCACGAAAAAAAGGAAAAAAACAGGAAGACCAACCAGGGAGGATCCTACCTGAGAAAAATGAAAAATTATAAGAAGCCGAAGACCAAAGGGGATAAAAATTTCAACCGGCGAAACAAAAAGAAATAA